In Melitaea cinxia chromosome 11, ilMelCinx1.1, whole genome shotgun sequence, a genomic segment contains:
- the LOC123657670 gene encoding uncharacterized protein LOC123657670, protein MRSRSPCDSDSSRARLWKRKRDREEDTSDDTDDKSTAGKCHTARRGRGRPPTTGQYVGLAKAKADYLKQCERELELEAESEAIEISRRVRASRSNINPEGGTISEECSITDLHRKAQEYVEAILTVTKISKNLKGTSKKALNESAEGIGEVLGALYHRTTNDEVRQLREANERLEAENVQLRSEISELRQSVADIRRELGSTSTPAPPANENGLIDRIMAGVGAMLDSRLAKLEESGRLLPEAPEARKGPPAASKKIATSPPQTGVTTLTPPANPAPKSASQSAKKKKKKKKAGAATQVAAPNEPRPLPPAPAALTEGWNVVARKGRKVGPPKNQPQPQNKGVPAKKPKTPKLRLPRSAAVQLTLLPGSTRTYAEVLGAIKADGLIASMGVETRYRVSQTGARRFELPGTGNKEKAEELARRIKAVVGEDVAVTRPEKCADLRVAGLDDSVTPQELAGVIAKAGGCAEESIKVGEVRQNFAGIGTAWVRLPVEAAKKVVDGRRLLVGFVSASVSLLKARPQQCYRCHEVGHVAAKCDKGVDRSGQCYRCGKEGHIRRQCTAEACCPICQAEKKPAGHSLVACPRNKASHRRKKAAPRDKTRAPPANRAGEVAMDT, encoded by the coding sequence ATGAGGTCGCGATCACCGTGCGACTCCGACTCGTCTCGCGCTCGGCTCTGGAAGCGGAAGCGCGATAGGGAAGAAGACACGTCAGATGACACTGATGATAAGTCCACGGCAGGAAAGTGTCACACGGCGCGCAGGGGTCGTGGCCGACCGCCCACGACAGGGCAATATGTTGGCCTCGCCAAGGCCAAGGCCGACTACCTCAAGCAGTGCGAGAGGGAGCTCGAGCTTGAGGCCGAAAGCGAGGCCATTGAGATCTCAAGGAGAGTGAGAGCTTCGCGCTCTAATATAAATCCGGAAGGTGGGACGATTTCGGAAGAATGCTCGATAACAGATCTGCATCGGAAGGCCCAGGAATACGTCGAGGCCATTCTCACCGTGACAAAGATCTCTAAGAACTTGAAGGGGACGAGCAAGAAAGCTCTGAATGAGTCCGCCGAGGGTATAGGCGAAGTACTCGGCGCCCTATACCACCGAACGACGAATGATGAGGTCAGGCAGCTGCGGGAGGCCAACGAGCGCCTAGAAGCGGAGAACGTACAGCTCCGCTCGGAGATCTCCGAGCTGCGACAGAGTGTAGCCGACATTAGGCGTGAGCTGGGCTCGACGTCCACTCCAGCCCCTCCCGCGAATGAAAACGGACTGATCGACCGCATAATGGCAGGGGTGGGCGCCATGCTCGACTCCCGCCTGGCGAAGCTGGAGGAGTCTGGCAGACTCCTGCCTGAAGCGCCTGAAGCGCGAAAAGGACCACCGGCGGCTTCGAAGAAGATCGCAACGTCGCCGCCGCAGACAGGGGTCACAACGCTGACTCCGCCAGCGAACCCGGCCCCAAAGTCTGCAAGTCAGTCTgccaagaagaagaaaaagaagaagaaggcggGTGCGGCTACCCAAGTCGCTGCGCCCAACGAGCCTCGCCCCCTACCACCTGCTCCGGCCGCTCTGACGGAGGGGTGGAATGTGGTGGCGAGGAAAGGCAGGAAGGTGGGGCCGCCCAAAAACCAGCCCCAGCCCCAGAACAAAGGTGTGCCGGCTAAAAAGCCAAAGACGCCGAAGCTGCGACTGCCGCGATCGGCGGCGGTGCAGCTGACGCTGCTGCCGGGCAGCACGAGGACCTACGCGGAGGTCCTCGGTGCCATAAAGGCTGACGGCCTTATAGCGAGCATGGGCGTCGAGACTCGCTATAGGGTCTCTCAGACCGGCGCGCGAAGGTTCGAGCTGCCCGGCACCGGCAATAAGGAGAAGGCCGAGGAGCTAGCCCGGCGCATCAAGGCGGTCGTCGGCGAGGACGTGGCGGTCACCCGCCCGGAGAAGTGCGCCGACCTGCGGGTGGCCGGGTTAGACGACTCGGTCACTCCCCAGGAGCTGGCCGGCGTGATCGCCAAGGCGGGAGGATGCGCCGAAGAATCGATAAAAGTGGGCGAAGTACGGCAAAACTTCGCCGGCATCGGGACAGCGTGGGTTCGCCTGCCGGTAGAGGCGGCGAAGAAAGTGGTCGACGGGCGCCGCCTACTCGTTGGATTCGTGTCGGCGAGTGTGTCCCTGCTGAAGGCGAGACCTCAGCAATGTTATCGCTGCCACGAGGTTGGGCACGTGGCAGCGAAGTGCGACAAGGGGgtggaccgcagcggccagTGCTACCGCTGCGGCAAGGAGGGGCACATTCGCCGGCAGTGTACTGCCGAAGCTTGCTGTCCCATATGCCAGGCGGAGAAAAAACCGGCTGGGCACAGCCTAGTTGCGTGCCCTCGCAATAAAGCAAGTCATAGGAGGAAAAAGGCGGCGCCCAGGGATAAAACCCGCGCACCGCCCGCCAACCGAGCCGGGGAGGTAGCAATGGACACCTAA